From Acidihalobacter aeolianus, a single genomic window includes:
- the wrbA gene encoding NAD(P)H:quinone oxidoreductase codes for MSVKVQVVFYSMYGHIYKMAEAVAEGARAAGADVDVYRVAELVPDEVLEKYGAKQAQTVYSHVPVIQPDLLAEADAIIFGTPTRFGMMTAQMRNFLDQTGGLWMQGKLIGKIGSVFTSTGTQHGGQETTITSFHTTLLHQGMIIVGVPYSEQRLLTMEEISGGSPYGAGTLAASDGSRQPNENELAIARFQGEHVTGIAKRLKAGS; via the coding sequence ATGTCCGTCAAAGTACAGGTCGTTTTCTACAGCATGTACGGCCACATTTACAAAATGGCCGAGGCGGTTGCCGAGGGTGCGCGTGCGGCAGGCGCCGATGTGGATGTGTACCGCGTGGCCGAACTGGTGCCCGACGAGGTGCTCGAAAAGTACGGCGCCAAGCAGGCGCAGACGGTCTATTCGCATGTGCCCGTCATCCAGCCCGATCTGCTGGCGGAAGCCGATGCGATCATTTTCGGCACGCCGACCCGCTTCGGCATGATGACCGCGCAGATGCGAAATTTCCTCGACCAGACCGGCGGGCTGTGGATGCAGGGCAAGCTGATCGGCAAGATCGGCAGCGTGTTCACCTCCACCGGCACCCAGCACGGCGGCCAGGAAACCACCATCACCAGCTTCCATACGACCCTGTTGCATCAGGGCATGATCATCGTCGGCGTGCCCTACAGCGAGCAGCGCCTGCTGACCATGGAAGAGATCAGCGGCGGTTCGCCCTACGGTGCCGGCACCCTGGCGGCGAGCGACGGTTCGCGTCAGCCGAACGAGAACGAACTCGCCATCGCCCGTTTCCAGGGCGAACATGTGACCGGTATTGCCAAGCGCCTCAAGGCCGGCAGCTGA
- a CDS encoding histidine phosphatase family protein: MSPADQRAAAMNAEPTQQLDLIVVRHGATPWSVSGRHTSHTDLGLTPAGRNEAERLRPWLAAWSPVAVWTSPLRRARETAEACGYAGAQVVPELREWDYGDYEGLTTPEIQHDSPGWSVFVGGGAGSQGESPEEVAARVDGLIARIRGLGGRPVLAFAHGHVLRALAARWLGQNIRLGARLGLDSGSLGLLGRLHGEPSLLAWNIHPPQADGRAGDLGRGT, from the coding sequence ATGTCCCCGGCCGATCAGCGTGCTGCCGCCATGAATGCCGAACCTACCCAACAGCTCGACCTGATCGTCGTCCGCCACGGCGCCACGCCCTGGAGCGTCAGCGGACGGCATACCTCGCATACCGACCTCGGTCTGACCCCGGCCGGACGCAACGAAGCCGAGCGCCTGCGCCCCTGGCTCGCTGCCTGGTCGCCCGTCGCGGTGTGGACCAGCCCGCTGCGCCGCGCACGCGAAACCGCGGAGGCCTGCGGTTATGCGGGTGCCCAGGTCGTGCCGGAACTACGCGAATGGGATTACGGCGACTACGAAGGCCTGACCACGCCGGAGATCCAGCATGATTCTCCCGGATGGTCGGTGTTCGTGGGTGGCGGTGCAGGTTCTCAGGGAGAGAGTCCGGAGGAGGTGGCCGCACGGGTGGATGGCTTGATCGCACGCATTCGGGGGCTCGGAGGCCGACCGGTACTTGCCTTCGCGCACGGTCACGTACTGCGGGCGCTGGCGGCCCGCTGGCTGGGGCAAAATATCCGTCTCGGCGCCCGTCTGGGCCTGGATTCGGGTTCGCTCGGGCTGCTGGGACGCCTGCACGGAGAGCCGTCACTGCTGGCCTGGAATATCCACCCGCCGCAGGCAGACGGCCGGGCAGGCGACCTCGGGCGAGGAACCTGA
- the metH gene encoding methionine synthase, translating into MNDRATRLHAALQERILILDGAMGTMIQSYKLGEADYRGERFADWPSDLKGNNDLLAITRPEVIRAIHEAYLDAGADILETNTFNANRVSMADYGMEALSGEINLAAARLAREAADAYSAKTPDRPRFVAGVLGPTNRTASLSPDVNDPGFRNIDFDTLAAAYAEAAEALIEGGVDLLMIETIFDTLNAKAAAFAIKSTFDKLGIELPIMISGTITDASGRTLTGQTTEAFYNSLRHAEPLSIGLNCALGPYELRQYVEEMSRVSEYLVSAHPNAGLPNEMGGYDLQAAEMAQEIAEWADAGFLNIVGGCCGTTPTHIRAIAEAVAGKPPRRRPETPVACRLSGLEPLNIGADSLFVNIGERTNVTGSAKFKRLILDERYDEALAVAQEQVENGAQVIDINMDEAMLDGEAAMRRFLNLIAAEPEISRVPVMLDSSKWPIIEAGLKCLQGKGIVNSISLKEGEDKFLEQARLVRQYGAAVIVMAFDETGQADTRERKIEICARSYKLLTERVGFPPEDIIFDPNIFAIATGIEEHNNYAVDFIEATREIKRRLPHAMISGGVSNVSFSFRGNNPVREAIHAVFLYHAIKAGMDMGIVNAGQLAVYDDLPAELRERVEDVVLNRREDATERLLEVAEQYRGEGGTVAKTEDLSWREWPVGKRLEHALVKGVDTWVIEDTEAARLEAERPIHVIEGPLMDGMNVVGDLFGDGKMFLPQVVKSARVMKKAVAHLIPYIEAEKEEGARAQGRILMATVKGDVHDIGKNIVGVVLQCNNFEVIDLGVMVPAQKILDTARERDVDIIGLSGLITPSLDEMAHLAKELERQGFDKPLLIGGATTSRAHTASRIEPGYTRAPTVWVKDASRSVGVVQNLISPELRGPYAEKIRAEYAEVREQLAARKGRDKLIPLATARANRMPVDWSGYVPPKPSFLGIRAFDDYPLEEIARYIDWTPFFHAWELHASYPRILKDEVVGEEARKLFADAQVMLKQIIAEKWLRARGVIGFFPANRVGDDDIALYADDTRTEVRTVLHHLRQQTERPAGRPNRCLADFVAPADSGLADYLGAFAVQAGEGLDEHVARFEAEHDDYRAIMAKALADRFAEAFAELMHERVRKAFWGYAPDEALDNEALVKEAYTGIRPAPGYPACPEHTEKGTMWQLLDPQANAHIELTESYAMWPAAAVSGWYFTHPEARYFGVGKIGRDQVEDYARRKGWDLATAERWLAPVLGYDPEN; encoded by the coding sequence ATGAACGATCGCGCCACGCGGCTACACGCCGCCCTGCAGGAACGCATCCTGATCCTCGATGGTGCCATGGGCACCATGATCCAGTCCTACAAGCTGGGCGAGGCCGACTACCGCGGCGAGCGCTTCGCCGACTGGCCGAGCGACCTCAAGGGCAACAACGACCTGCTGGCGATCACTCGCCCCGAGGTGATCCGCGCCATCCACGAGGCCTATCTGGACGCCGGCGCCGACATCCTCGAGACCAACACCTTCAACGCCAACCGGGTGTCCATGGCGGACTACGGCATGGAGGCGCTGAGCGGCGAGATCAACCTGGCTGCGGCGCGGCTGGCACGCGAAGCGGCCGACGCCTACAGCGCGAAGACGCCCGACCGGCCACGGTTCGTCGCCGGCGTGCTGGGGCCGACCAATCGCACCGCCTCGCTGTCGCCCGACGTCAACGACCCGGGCTTTCGCAACATCGACTTCGACACCCTGGCGGCCGCCTACGCCGAGGCCGCCGAGGCGCTGATCGAAGGCGGCGTCGATCTGCTGATGATCGAGACCATTTTCGACACGCTGAACGCCAAGGCGGCGGCGTTCGCCATCAAATCGACCTTCGACAAGCTCGGCATCGAGCTGCCGATCATGATCTCCGGCACGATCACGGACGCCTCGGGGCGCACGCTCACCGGCCAGACCACCGAGGCCTTCTACAACTCGCTGCGCCATGCCGAGCCGCTGTCGATCGGCCTGAACTGCGCGCTCGGCCCCTACGAGCTGCGCCAGTACGTCGAGGAGATGTCGCGCGTCTCCGAATACCTCGTCTCGGCGCACCCCAACGCCGGCCTGCCCAACGAGATGGGCGGCTACGACCTGCAGGCCGCGGAGATGGCGCAGGAAATCGCCGAATGGGCGGATGCGGGCTTTCTCAACATCGTCGGCGGCTGCTGCGGCACCACGCCCACGCATATCCGCGCCATTGCCGAGGCGGTGGCCGGCAAGCCGCCGCGACGGCGCCCCGAGACGCCGGTCGCCTGCCGCCTGTCCGGCCTTGAGCCGCTCAACATCGGCGCCGACTCGCTGTTCGTCAACATCGGCGAGCGCACCAACGTCACCGGCTCGGCCAAGTTCAAGCGCCTGATCCTCGACGAGCGTTACGACGAGGCGCTGGCCGTGGCCCAGGAACAGGTCGAAAACGGCGCTCAGGTCATCGACATCAACATGGACGAGGCGATGCTCGACGGCGAGGCCGCGATGCGCCGCTTCCTTAACCTGATCGCTGCCGAGCCCGAGATTTCGCGCGTGCCGGTAATGCTCGACTCCTCCAAGTGGCCGATCATCGAGGCCGGCCTCAAGTGCCTGCAGGGCAAGGGCATCGTCAACTCGATCTCGCTCAAGGAAGGCGAGGACAAGTTCCTGGAACAGGCGCGGCTGGTGCGCCAGTACGGCGCGGCGGTGATCGTCATGGCCTTCGACGAGACCGGTCAGGCGGACACGCGCGAACGCAAGATCGAGATCTGCGCGCGCTCCTACAAGCTCCTCACCGAGCGGGTCGGGTTTCCGCCCGAGGACATCATCTTCGACCCCAACATCTTCGCCATCGCCACCGGCATCGAGGAACACAACAACTACGCGGTGGACTTCATCGAGGCGACGCGCGAGATCAAGCGACGCCTGCCGCACGCGATGATCTCCGGCGGCGTGTCCAACGTGTCGTTCTCGTTCCGCGGCAACAACCCGGTGCGCGAGGCGATCCACGCCGTGTTCCTGTACCACGCGATCAAGGCGGGGATGGACATGGGCATCGTCAACGCCGGCCAGCTCGCGGTCTACGACGACCTGCCCGCCGAGCTGCGCGAGCGCGTCGAGGACGTGGTGCTCAACCGCCGCGAGGACGCCACCGAGCGCCTGCTGGAGGTCGCCGAGCAGTACCGCGGCGAAGGCGGCACCGTCGCCAAGACCGAGGACCTGTCCTGGCGCGAGTGGCCGGTGGGCAAGCGCCTGGAGCACGCCCTGGTCAAGGGCGTCGACACCTGGGTGATCGAGGACACCGAGGCCGCGCGCCTGGAAGCCGAACGTCCGATTCACGTCATCGAAGGCCCATTGATGGACGGCATGAACGTCGTCGGCGACCTGTTCGGCGACGGCAAGATGTTCCTGCCGCAAGTGGTCAAGAGCGCGCGCGTCATGAAAAAAGCCGTGGCGCACCTCATCCCCTACATCGAAGCCGAAAAAGAGGAAGGCGCGCGCGCCCAGGGCCGTATCCTCATGGCCACCGTCAAAGGCGACGTGCACGACATCGGCAAGAACATCGTCGGCGTGGTGCTGCAATGCAACAACTTCGAGGTCATCGACCTCGGCGTGATGGTGCCGGCACAGAAGATTCTCGACACCGCGCGCGAGCGGGACGTGGACATCATCGGCCTGTCCGGCCTGATCACCCCTTCGCTGGACGAGATGGCGCATCTGGCCAAAGAGCTGGAGCGCCAGGGCTTCGACAAGCCCCTGCTCATCGGCGGCGCCACCACCTCGCGCGCGCATACCGCCTCGCGCATCGAGCCGGGCTACACCCGCGCGCCGACCGTGTGGGTGAAGGACGCCTCCCGCTCCGTGGGTGTGGTGCAGAACCTGATCAGCCCCGAGCTGCGCGGCCCCTACGCGGAGAAGATCCGCGCCGAATACGCCGAGGTACGCGAGCAGCTCGCCGCACGCAAGGGGCGCGACAAGCTGATCCCGCTCGCCACGGCACGTGCCAACCGCATGCCGGTCGACTGGTCCGGCTACGTGCCGCCCAAGCCGAGCTTCCTCGGCATCCGGGCGTTCGACGACTATCCGCTGGAGGAGATCGCGCGCTACATCGACTGGACGCCCTTCTTCCACGCCTGGGAGCTGCACGCCAGCTACCCGCGCATCCTGAAGGACGAAGTCGTCGGCGAGGAGGCGCGCAAGCTGTTCGCCGACGCCCAGGTCATGCTCAAGCAGATCATCGCGGAGAAGTGGCTGCGCGCGCGGGGGGTGATCGGCTTCTTCCCGGCCAACCGCGTCGGCGACGACGACATCGCCCTCTACGCGGACGACACGCGCACCGAGGTGCGCACCGTGCTGCACCACCTGCGCCAGCAGACCGAGCGTCCGGCGGGGCGCCCCAACCGCTGTCTGGCCGACTTCGTCGCGCCCGCCGACAGTGGCCTGGCCGACTACCTGGGCGCCTTCGCCGTGCAGGCCGGCGAAGGCCTGGACGAACACGTCGCGCGCTTTGAGGCCGAGCACGACGACTACCGCGCGATCATGGCCAAGGCCCTGGCCGACCGCTTCGCCGAGGCCTTCGCCGAACTGATGCACGAGCGCGTGCGCAAGGCGTTCTGGGGCTATGCGCCCGACGAGGCGCTCGACAACGAGGCCCTGGTGAAGGAGGCCTACACCGGTATCCGTCCCGCGCCCGGCTATCCGGCCTGCCCGGAACACACCGAGAAGGGCACGATGTGGCAGCTGCTCGATCCCCAGGCCAACGCGCACATCGAACTGACCGAAAGCTACGCCATGTGGCCGGCGGCGGCGGTTTCCGGCTGGTATTTCACCCACCCCGAGGCGCGCTACTTCGGCGTCGGCAAGATCGGCCGCGACCAGGTCGAGGACTATGCGCGGCGCAAGGGTTGGGACCTCGCCACCGCAGAACGCTGGCTGGCCCCGGTGCTGGGCTACGATCCGGAGAACTGA
- a CDS encoding DUF1003 domain-containing protein, whose amino-acid sequence MSTGKHEPRSVCQVCGNVFPRHQLLPGSLIRRGVVDLIRESHPDWDESGYVCLGCLNRLRSEYVERLMEREFGELDELERAVAKSLSEHELLAENINEAFDERLSIGQRIADKVAEFGGSWSFILSFIAFIFVWVLLNTVLLIWRPFDPYPFILLNLVLSMLAAFQAPVIMMSQNRQEARDRLRAQSDYKVNLKAELEIRLINEKLDQLIHHQLTRLLEVQEIQMEMIDELARRGRR is encoded by the coding sequence ATGAGCACCGGCAAGCACGAGCCTAGGTCGGTATGCCAGGTCTGCGGAAACGTGTTTCCGCGTCACCAACTGCTCCCCGGCAGCTTGATACGCCGTGGCGTGGTCGATCTGATCCGCGAGTCGCATCCCGATTGGGACGAATCGGGGTACGTCTGCCTGGGCTGTCTCAACCGCTTGCGTAGTGAGTATGTCGAGCGCCTGATGGAGCGTGAATTCGGCGAGCTCGACGAACTCGAACGGGCCGTCGCCAAGAGCCTTTCCGAGCACGAGCTGCTCGCCGAAAACATCAACGAGGCCTTCGACGAGCGGTTGAGCATCGGCCAGCGGATCGCCGACAAGGTGGCGGAATTCGGTGGCAGTTGGAGCTTTATTCTGAGCTTCATCGCCTTCATCTTCGTCTGGGTACTGCTCAACACCGTGCTGCTCATCTGGCGGCCTTTCGATCCCTATCCCTTCATTCTGCTCAACCTGGTGCTGTCCATGCTTGCGGCCTTTCAGGCTCCGGTGATCATGATGAGCCAGAATCGGCAGGAGGCGCGCGACCGCCTGCGTGCGCAAAGCGACTATAAGGTCAATCTCAAGGCCGAACTCGAAATCCGATTAATCAACGAAAAGCTCGACCAGTTGATCCACCACCAGCTCACCCGATTGCTGGAGGTGCAGGAAATCCAGATGGAGATGATCGACGAGCTGGCCCGCCGCGGGCGTCGCTGA
- a CDS encoding thiopurine S-methyltransferase, translating to MQSEFWLERWRNQQIGFHQERINPHLEAHWPALDAKAGTRVFVPLCGKSRDMLWLAAQGYRVTGIELSPLAVEAFFAESDLAPTRRHQGIFEVCSAGEIEIFCGDFFALSAEDLAGVTAVYDRASLVALPPDMRQRYAAHMAHLLPPDVQILLVTFDYSQDEMSGPPFAVSEDEVHGLYDDTFAIRKLADLDALAENARFRQAGLTRLRERVFVLHRR from the coding sequence ATGCAATCGGAGTTCTGGCTCGAACGCTGGCGCAACCAGCAGATCGGATTTCATCAGGAACGCATCAACCCGCACCTTGAGGCACACTGGCCGGCACTGGACGCCAAGGCAGGCACCCGCGTGTTCGTCCCGCTGTGCGGCAAGAGCCGCGACATGCTCTGGTTGGCCGCACAGGGTTATCGGGTGACCGGCATCGAGCTCAGTCCGCTCGCGGTGGAGGCCTTCTTCGCCGAGAGCGACCTCGCGCCGACGCGGCGACACCAAGGGATATTTGAAGTCTGCAGCGCAGGTGAGATCGAGATTTTCTGCGGTGACTTTTTCGCGCTTTCGGCAGAGGATCTGGCGGGCGTGACCGCGGTCTACGATCGGGCCTCGCTGGTCGCGTTGCCGCCGGACATGCGCCAGCGTTATGCCGCGCACATGGCGCATTTGCTGCCGCCAGACGTACAGATCCTGCTGGTCACCTTCGATTATTCGCAGGACGAGATGTCTGGTCCGCCCTTCGCGGTGAGCGAGGATGAAGTACATGGGCTCTACGACGATACGTTTGCCATCCGCAAGCTTGCCGACCTCGACGCATTGGCTGAAAACGCACGCTTTCGTCAGGCGGGGTTGACGCGGTTGCGCGAGCGCGTGTTCGTGTTGCATCGGCGCTGA
- a CDS encoding arginyltransferase, with product MKRLRFYATVPHPCPYLPDRSAVDVVTDPGMPIDQRTLSDLFRLGFRRSGIFVYRPECPGCHACIAVRIPVRDFRPNRSQRRCRARNRDLTLEFQPPHYTEELFKLYRAYLKERHTGGGMDKPTPDSFREFLCTPGVESEFLLFRRDERLMAVAVTDQLSDGLSANYTFFAPHETERSLGTYAILIQIAEARARGLDYVYLGYWIAESPKMRYKNRFRPLEFYGDEYWHRCERPAVDN from the coding sequence ATGAAGCGCCTGAGATTTTACGCAACGGTTCCACACCCCTGTCCATACCTGCCTGATCGCAGCGCGGTGGACGTGGTGACCGACCCCGGCATGCCCATCGACCAGCGAACCCTGAGCGATCTTTTCCGGCTCGGCTTTCGACGCAGTGGCATCTTCGTCTATCGCCCCGAGTGTCCGGGCTGCCATGCCTGCATCGCGGTGCGCATCCCGGTACGCGACTTCCGCCCAAACCGCTCGCAGCGGCGCTGCCGCGCGCGCAATCGCGATCTCACGCTGGAGTTCCAGCCACCGCATTACACGGAGGAACTGTTCAAGCTCTACCGTGCCTACCTCAAGGAACGCCACACCGGTGGCGGGATGGACAAACCCACGCCGGACTCCTTCCGTGAATTCCTCTGCACGCCGGGCGTCGAGAGCGAATTTCTGCTGTTCAGACGGGACGAACGTCTGATGGCCGTGGCAGTCACCGACCAGCTCAGCGACGGACTCTCGGCCAACTACACCTTCTTTGCCCCGCACGAAACGGAACGCTCGCTCGGCACCTATGCGATCCTCATCCAGATCGCCGAGGCGCGCGCCCGCGGTCTCGACTACGTCTATCTCGGCTACTGGATCGCCGAATCCCCCAAGATGCGCTACAAGAATCGCTTCCGCCCGCTGGAGTTCTACGGCGACGAATATTGGCATCGCTGCGAAAGGCCGGCTGTCGACAACTGA
- a CDS encoding LysE/ArgO family amino acid transporter — MLEGYTNGLLMGLSLIVAIGAQNAYVLRQAIRREHHWLIAAICSLSDLGLILLGVMGLGALVEASPRVETAFYFFGALFLAQHAYRAGRDALLANQALTIDTGSQTAPRRGIVLNTLALSWLNPHAWLDTAVLLGTFALHYAGPARIAFTGGAVTASVSWFFGVTLLTALLSRWLTRPRVWRMINLGIAAVMLYVTWIFLDAGMALLRG; from the coding sequence ATGCTCGAAGGCTACACCAATGGATTGCTCATGGGCCTGAGCCTGATCGTCGCGATCGGCGCACAGAACGCCTATGTACTGCGTCAGGCGATCCGCCGCGAGCACCATTGGCTGATCGCCGCGATCTGCAGCCTGAGCGATCTCGGACTGATCCTGCTGGGCGTGATGGGACTCGGCGCCCTGGTCGAGGCCAGTCCGCGCGTCGAAACCGCATTTTATTTCTTCGGCGCGCTGTTCCTCGCGCAGCATGCCTATCGTGCCGGGCGCGATGCCCTGCTCGCCAATCAGGCGCTGACGATCGATACGGGCTCACAGACCGCGCCGCGCCGCGGCATCGTGCTCAACACCTTGGCGCTAAGCTGGCTCAACCCGCATGCCTGGCTGGACACTGCCGTACTTCTCGGCACGTTTGCGCTACATTATGCGGGGCCTGCCCGCATCGCCTTTACCGGCGGTGCCGTAACCGCTTCCGTCAGCTGGTTCTTCGGCGTCACGCTGCTCACCGCCCTGCTTTCGCGCTGGCTCACCCGCCCCCGGGTATGGCGCATGATCAACCTCGGCATCGCCGCGGTCATGCTCTACGTCACCTGGATTTTCCTCGATGCGGGCATGGCCCTGCTGCGGGGCTAG
- a CDS encoding DUF2322 family protein: protein MSSFEDNLKSLKQPYEHIAVLEGYADGYEPAFAIENRPGSQGALAVYYEVAVKHGGLTPKAAEEALALFAEHTDDARKHPGAHPNIDRLFAIIEQELYYSVKAVPKPDA from the coding sequence ATGTCAAGCTTCGAAGACAACCTCAAATCGCTGAAACAGCCGTACGAACACATCGCCGTGCTGGAAGGCTACGCCGACGGCTACGAACCCGCCTTCGCGATCGAGAACCGGCCTGGCAGCCAGGGCGCGCTGGCCGTGTATTACGAAGTCGCGGTCAAACACGGTGGGCTGACGCCCAAGGCGGCGGAGGAAGCGCTTGCGCTGTTCGCGGAGCATACCGATGACGCGCGCAAACATCCCGGCGCGCATCCCAACATCGACCGCCTGTTCGCGATCATCGAACAGGAGCTGTACTACTCGGTGAAGGCCGTCCCCAAGCCTGATGCATAA
- a CDS encoding inositol monophosphatase family protein, translated as MKQSPYLQTALTAARAAEDVIRRYWEEGVEVRLKADASPVTEADVAAEQAIREVILSAFPEHGFYGEETGRTREEAEFTWLIDPIDGTKSFIRRTPFFSTQIALMQAGRLLLGVSNAPLYGEMAWAERGGGAWLNGREIRCGEVTELADAAISLGNIKTLAQGAGWAGLGRIVAQVNRTRGYGDFCHYHMLAAGQLDLVVESDLNVLDVAALSVIVEEAGGVFTALDGSPIDLEIGSVLAAGTPALHTRALETLRG; from the coding sequence ATGAAACAGAGTCCATATCTGCAGACCGCGCTGACTGCGGCACGCGCCGCCGAGGACGTGATTCGCCGCTACTGGGAGGAAGGTGTGGAGGTCCGCCTCAAGGCCGACGCGAGCCCGGTCACCGAGGCCGATGTGGCGGCCGAACAGGCGATTCGCGAAGTGATCCTGAGCGCCTTCCCGGAACACGGCTTCTACGGCGAGGAGACCGGGCGGACGCGTGAGGAGGCCGAATTCACCTGGTTGATCGACCCCATAGACGGCACCAAGAGCTTCATCCGGCGGACGCCGTTCTTCTCCACCCAGATTGCGCTGATGCAGGCCGGGCGCCTGCTGCTCGGCGTGTCGAATGCGCCGCTCTACGGGGAGATGGCCTGGGCCGAGCGTGGCGGCGGCGCCTGGCTCAACGGCCGCGAGATCCGCTGCGGCGAGGTGACCGAGCTTGCCGACGCGGCCATCTCGCTGGGCAACATCAAGACCCTGGCGCAGGGTGCCGGCTGGGCTGGCCTGGGACGCATCGTGGCGCAGGTCAATCGCACCCGCGGCTATGGCGACTTCTGCCATTACCACATGCTCGCGGCCGGCCAACTGGACCTCGTCGTCGAATCCGACCTGAACGTGCTCGACGTCGCTGCGCTGTCGGTGATCGTGGAGGAGGCAGGCGGCGTGTTCACCGCGCTCGACGGTAGCCCGATCGATCTCGAGATCGGCAGCGTGCTTGCCGCCGGCACGCCGGCACTGCATACCCGCGCGCTCGAGACCCTGCGCGGCTAG
- a CDS encoding rhodanese-like domain-containing protein: MYDLFKPEQPASLMDFVKAAKSCVHEIDADELQRMKAEKPDLLILDVRESSEHEQGHIEGAHLVPRGIIEAAADPAFPNHDEILVAARNRPIVTYCAAGGRSAMAAAVLQMMGFGEVYSLAGGFGGWTQAGKPVVHEARYI, translated from the coding sequence ATGTACGATCTGTTCAAACCCGAACAACCTGCAAGCCTGATGGATTTCGTCAAGGCCGCCAAATCCTGCGTGCACGAGATCGACGCGGACGAGCTACAGCGCATGAAGGCGGAGAAGCCCGATCTGCTGATTCTGGATGTGCGGGAGTCCTCCGAGCATGAGCAGGGGCACATCGAAGGCGCTCATCTGGTCCCGCGGGGCATCATCGAGGCGGCTGCAGATCCTGCCTTTCCGAATCACGACGAGATTCTGGTGGCGGCCCGCAACCGTCCTATAGTCACCTACTGCGCCGCCGGCGGCCGCTCGGCCATGGCTGCCGCAGTGCTGCAGATGATGGGGTTCGGAGAAGTGTACAGTCTGGCCGGTGGGTTTGGCGGTTGGACGCAGGCCGGCAAGCCGGTGGTACACGAGGCGCGTTACATCTGA
- a CDS encoding DNA-3-methyladenine glycosylase I, producing MGRGRCAWAYESSACEIAYHDDEWGVPCRSERGLFERLILEAAQAGLSWRTVLDKREGYRRAFVGFDPERIARFDERQRAALLADAGIVRNRLKIDAAIANARALLKLRERGDSLADCLWGFVDGQPVHNHWREPGEVPASTATSAAMSRELKRLGFRFVGPTICYALMQAAGMVNDHLIGCFRHAEIVAMAPNDSLSNMRAQTR from the coding sequence GTGGGCCGCGGCCGCTGTGCCTGGGCCTATGAATCGTCGGCGTGCGAGATCGCCTATCACGACGACGAGTGGGGCGTGCCCTGCCGTAGCGAGCGCGGGCTGTTCGAGCGGTTGATCCTCGAAGCTGCGCAGGCCGGGTTGTCGTGGCGCACCGTACTCGACAAACGCGAAGGCTACCGGCGCGCCTTCGTTGGCTTCGATCCTGAACGCATCGCGCGTTTCGACGAGCGGCAGCGGGCGGCACTGCTGGCCGACGCGGGCATCGTGCGCAACCGCCTGAAGATCGATGCGGCCATCGCGAATGCACGCGCCCTGCTGAAGCTGCGCGAGCGCGGGGATAGCCTTGCCGACTGCCTGTGGGGTTTCGTCGACGGCCAGCCTGTGCATAATCACTGGCGCGAGCCCGGCGAGGTGCCGGCCTCGACGGCGACTTCGGCGGCCATGAGCCGAGAACTCAAGCGGCTCGGCTTCCGCTTCGTCGGACCGACGATCTGCTATGCCCTGATGCAGGCGGCGGGGATGGTCAACGATCACCTGATCGGCTGTTTCCGGCATGCGGAGATCGTGGCCATGGCACCGAACGACAGCTTGTCGAATATGCGGGCGCAGACTCGCTGA